A part of Gemmatimonas groenlandica genomic DNA contains:
- the iadA gene encoding beta-aspartyl-peptidase has product MLLLRNATVFAPESRGQMDLLIGGEQILWMGASLGALPPVLGVPEIDLEGRVVIPGLVDGHAHLTGGGGEAGPNTRVPAPPLSQYTHAGVTTAIGVLGTDDVTRSTAELVVTARGLVAEGLSAWCHTGGYHLPPVTLTGSVRGDIVHLDRVIGVGELALSDHRSSQPTLDDLLKVAAEAHVGGIMTGKAGVVHLHMGDGVRGLDLVRQALDTSEIPARVFNPTHVNRKRALFEEAIALARRGCVVDITSFDVSPEEDAWNAADALERFWDSGAPGSNVTVSSDGGGCLPVFDTDGRVVQMGVGHAGSLLETVRELVARGHGLDRILPAFTSNVAALLRLSAKGSLRVGADADLVVLDAGHRVRDVMARGVWHIQGGMTERRGTFETA; this is encoded by the coding sequence ATGCTGCTGCTACGCAATGCGACTGTTTTCGCTCCTGAATCGCGGGGGCAGATGGACCTGCTCATCGGCGGAGAGCAGATCCTGTGGATGGGCGCGTCGCTCGGTGCGCTCCCCCCGGTGCTTGGCGTGCCTGAGATCGACTTGGAGGGGCGCGTGGTCATTCCCGGGTTGGTGGACGGCCATGCACATCTCACCGGCGGCGGCGGTGAAGCCGGCCCGAACACGCGCGTGCCTGCCCCGCCGCTCTCGCAATACACGCACGCCGGTGTCACCACGGCCATCGGCGTACTCGGCACCGACGACGTCACGCGGAGCACCGCCGAGCTGGTGGTCACGGCTCGCGGGCTGGTGGCCGAGGGGCTGTCGGCGTGGTGTCACACGGGCGGGTATCACCTGCCGCCGGTGACGCTCACTGGAAGCGTGCGCGGTGACATCGTGCATCTCGATCGGGTGATCGGCGTGGGCGAGCTCGCGCTGAGTGATCATCGCTCGAGCCAACCCACACTCGACGATCTGTTGAAGGTGGCGGCCGAGGCGCACGTGGGCGGCATCATGACCGGCAAGGCGGGCGTGGTGCATCTTCACATGGGAGACGGCGTGCGCGGACTCGATCTGGTGCGACAGGCGCTCGACACCAGCGAGATCCCGGCGCGGGTGTTCAACCCGACCCATGTGAATCGGAAGCGGGCGCTCTTCGAGGAGGCGATCGCGCTGGCCCGCCGCGGCTGCGTGGTGGATATCACGTCGTTCGACGTGTCGCCGGAGGAAGATGCCTGGAACGCCGCCGACGCCCTCGAGCGCTTCTGGGACAGCGGCGCGCCGGGCAGCAACGTGACCGTCAGCAGCGACGGGGGCGGGTGTCTGCCCGTGTTCGATACCGATGGCCGGGTCGTGCAGATGGGCGTCGGTCACGCCGGCAGTCTGCTGGAAACGGTTCGGGAGCTCGTGGCCCGCGGACACGGTCTCGATCGGATTCTGCCGGCCTTCACCAGCAACGTGGCGGCGCTGCTCCGCCTGTCGGCGAAGGGCTCCCTCCGGGTCGGGGCCGACGCCGACCTGGTCGTGCTCGACGCCGGACATCGCGTGCGCGACGTGATGGCGCGCGGGGTGTGGCACATTCAGGGCGGAATGACCGAGCGACGCGGCACCTTCGAGACAGCGTAA
- a CDS encoding cyanophycinase — MRGWIIPIGGKLLAPSILDRFVALSGGAAARIAIIPTASSEPDMGAFYERVFQRHGVTQAKALNFERRSDCDDRDWLEWLGGATGVFITGGNQLKLSTTLGGTPVGHVLRERHAAGMHIAGTSAGAAYLSEHMIAYGAEGSSPRAGMVTMCAGLGLTNRVIIDQHFRQRDRLGRLLTALAYNPFAFGLGVDEDTAAFIGPDDTIDVMGTGSITIIDPTNVSFSSIAEAEPGEAITLLGATLHLLAAGASFNLRTRLAVATASTTSPHDALNAALGDSLVTAE, encoded by the coding sequence ATGCGCGGTTGGATCATCCCGATTGGCGGCAAGCTGCTCGCCCCGTCCATTCTCGACCGCTTTGTCGCGTTGAGCGGTGGCGCGGCGGCACGCATTGCGATCATTCCGACCGCATCGTCCGAGCCGGACATGGGCGCGTTCTATGAGCGCGTGTTCCAACGGCACGGCGTGACCCAGGCCAAAGCGCTCAACTTCGAGCGGCGCAGTGACTGCGACGACCGTGACTGGCTCGAGTGGCTGGGCGGCGCGACCGGTGTCTTCATCACGGGCGGCAATCAGCTCAAGCTCTCCACGACGCTCGGGGGAACCCCGGTCGGGCATGTGCTACGCGAGCGGCATGCGGCGGGGATGCACATTGCCGGCACCAGCGCCGGTGCCGCGTATCTCAGCGAACATATGATCGCGTACGGCGCTGAGGGCAGTTCGCCCCGCGCCGGCATGGTCACGATGTGCGCGGGGCTCGGGCTCACCAATCGCGTCATCATCGATCAGCACTTCCGTCAGCGTGATCGACTGGGGCGTCTGCTCACCGCACTGGCCTACAATCCGTTCGCCTTCGGGCTTGGCGTCGATGAAGACACGGCCGCGTTCATCGGGCCGGATGATACGATCGACGTGATGGGCACTGGCTCGATCACGATCATCGATCCGACGAACGTGTCGTTCTCGTCGATTGCCGAAGCCGAACCCGGCGAAGCCATTACACTGCTTGGCGCCACGCTGCATCTGCTGGCGGCCGGTGCGAGCTTCAATCTCCGCACCCGGCTGGCTGTGGCCACCGCGTCGACCACCTCTCCGCACGACGCGCTCAATGCCGCGCTGGGCGACTCTCTCGTCACGGCCGAATAG
- the cphA gene encoding cyanophycin synthetase, with amino-acid sequence MKILERSTYVGPSHYAHFPVIRLVLDLGALEEWPTKRLGDEFVQALLAALPGLHEHGCSYGEAGGFVRRMTEDDGTWLGHVLEHVAIELQNIAGVKVTFGKTRETAQPGVYDVVFEYEQADVGHEAAEVALDLLHHLLPEALRPRGTDPSFDLAARRDAFIRYAQRRALGPSTASIVHAAEARDIPWIRLNEQSLIQLGYGCYQQRIQATITGKTSHIAVELASDKEETNRILANLGLPVPKQRLVQTAEKAISAAKTIGYPVVTKPYNGNHGRGVSIALATPEQVVAGFQRAQEISRSVIVESYITGHDHRMLVVNGELVAVSKREPGKVTGDGVHSIEQLIAIVNSDPRRGIGHEKVLTQLDLDEQAMGLLAKLGYSAGTVPPAGEDVYLRLTANLSTGGTATDMTDVVHPDNAEMAVRAIQAIGLDVGGVDFLTPDITESYKDIGGAVCEVNAAPGFRMHMAPSEGRPRDVAGKVIDMLFPDRAPSTIPIAAITGTNGKTTTSRLLAHIHKLAGKRVGLTTTDGVYIDGQRTVEGDMTGPTSARIVLSDPAVQVAVLETARGGLLRAGMAMRHVDVGAVLNIQPDHLGQKGIETLEQLAEVKRTVVEIATDTAVLNADDPNTLRMAAYTKAKHVCYVTMDPAHDLVREHIRAGGRAIALEAGVNGQMITIYDRGAHIPLLWTHLIPATLEGRATFNVQNAMFAAAMAFAMGVRLEDIRHGLRTFDTTFFQAPGRLNVYDEHPFKVLFDYGHNAHAIAALCDLVNRMKPVGRRICVLSAPGDRRDEDIVAIGAVSAAGHFDHYIVRRDDSPRGRGVDEVPRMLRDALISHGVAADAVTMIIDEQEAIEGALRMARAGDLVLVFADVLARGWKQITNFRPDDEQLVIPPPRAARAVPRAAVSEEAPADDTAPARSTAAPATTVEPPAKWNSVTDDVVLMRDERGVILVPEASD; translated from the coding sequence ATGAAGATTCTCGAACGCTCCACGTACGTGGGGCCGAGCCACTACGCGCATTTTCCCGTCATCCGGCTCGTCCTCGACCTTGGAGCGCTCGAAGAGTGGCCCACCAAGCGGCTCGGTGACGAGTTCGTTCAGGCGCTGCTAGCGGCGCTGCCGGGCTTGCACGAGCACGGCTGCTCGTACGGCGAGGCGGGTGGATTCGTACGTCGCATGACAGAAGACGACGGCACGTGGCTGGGGCATGTGCTCGAGCACGTGGCGATCGAGCTGCAGAACATTGCCGGCGTCAAAGTCACCTTCGGCAAGACGCGTGAGACCGCGCAGCCTGGTGTGTACGACGTGGTGTTCGAGTACGAGCAGGCCGATGTCGGACACGAAGCCGCCGAAGTGGCGCTCGATCTGTTGCATCATCTGCTGCCCGAAGCACTGCGTCCACGCGGCACCGATCCGAGCTTCGACCTCGCGGCGCGTCGTGACGCCTTCATTCGATACGCGCAGCGACGGGCCTTGGGACCGAGCACCGCGAGTATCGTGCACGCCGCTGAGGCGCGAGACATCCCGTGGATCCGACTGAACGAGCAGAGTCTCATTCAGCTGGGCTACGGCTGCTATCAGCAGCGGATTCAGGCGACGATCACTGGCAAGACCTCGCACATCGCCGTTGAACTGGCCAGCGACAAGGAAGAGACGAACCGCATTCTGGCCAACCTCGGACTGCCGGTTCCGAAACAGCGCCTCGTGCAGACGGCCGAAAAGGCGATCAGTGCGGCCAAGACCATCGGGTATCCGGTGGTCACGAAGCCGTACAACGGCAATCACGGACGCGGGGTATCGATTGCCTTGGCCACGCCCGAACAGGTGGTGGCCGGCTTCCAGCGCGCGCAGGAGATTTCGCGCAGCGTCATCGTGGAGAGTTACATCACCGGACACGATCACCGCATGCTCGTGGTCAACGGTGAGCTCGTGGCCGTCAGCAAACGGGAGCCCGGAAAGGTGACCGGCGACGGCGTGCACAGCATCGAACAGCTGATTGCCATCGTGAACAGTGATCCGCGTCGCGGGATCGGTCACGAGAAGGTGCTCACGCAGCTCGACCTCGACGAGCAGGCAATGGGGTTGCTCGCCAAGCTGGGGTACAGCGCCGGTACGGTGCCGCCCGCGGGTGAAGACGTCTACCTGCGCCTCACCGCGAACTTGTCGACCGGCGGCACCGCCACCGACATGACCGACGTGGTGCATCCCGACAACGCGGAAATGGCGGTGCGCGCGATTCAGGCCATCGGACTCGACGTCGGCGGCGTGGACTTCCTCACGCCCGACATTACCGAGTCGTACAAGGACATCGGTGGGGCCGTGTGCGAAGTGAATGCCGCGCCCGGCTTCCGCATGCACATGGCGCCGAGTGAGGGCCGCCCGCGCGATGTGGCGGGCAAGGTCATCGACATGCTGTTTCCCGATCGCGCGCCGAGCACGATTCCCATAGCGGCGATCACGGGCACCAACGGCAAGACGACCACGTCGCGCCTGCTGGCGCACATTCACAAGCTGGCGGGCAAGCGCGTCGGACTCACCACCACCGATGGTGTCTACATCGATGGACAGCGCACTGTCGAAGGCGACATGACCGGCCCGACGTCGGCGCGCATCGTGCTCAGCGATCCGGCGGTGCAGGTGGCGGTGTTGGAAACGGCCCGCGGTGGTCTACTCCGCGCCGGTATGGCCATGCGGCATGTAGACGTCGGTGCGGTGCTTAACATTCAGCCCGATCACCTGGGACAGAAGGGTATCGAGACGCTGGAGCAGTTGGCCGAGGTGAAGCGCACGGTGGTGGAGATCGCGACGGATACCGCCGTGCTGAATGCTGACGATCCGAATACGCTGCGGATGGCAGCGTACACGAAGGCCAAGCACGTATGCTACGTGACGATGGACCCGGCCCATGATCTGGTGCGTGAGCACATCCGCGCCGGTGGCCGGGCGATCGCGCTCGAAGCGGGCGTGAACGGACAGATGATCACGATCTACGATCGTGGCGCGCACATCCCGTTGCTCTGGACGCATCTCATTCCGGCCACGCTCGAAGGGCGCGCCACCTTCAACGTGCAGAACGCCATGTTCGCCGCGGCGATGGCGTTTGCCATGGGCGTACGTCTCGAGGATATCCGGCACGGACTGCGCACCTTCGACACGACGTTCTTCCAGGCGCCGGGCCGACTGAACGTGTACGACGAACACCCGTTCAAGGTGCTCTTCGACTACGGCCACAATGCGCACGCCATCGCGGCGCTGTGCGACCTGGTGAATCGCATGAAGCCGGTGGGCCGGCGCATCTGCGTGTTGTCGGCGCCCGGTGACCGGCGAGACGAAGACATTGTGGCGATCGGCGCCGTGTCGGCGGCCGGACACTTCGATCACTACATCGTGCGCCGCGACGATTCGCCGCGCGGGCGCGGTGTCGACGAGGTGCCGCGCATGTTGCGCGACGCGCTGATCTCGCATGGCGTCGCGGCGGACGCGGTCACGATGATCATCGATGAGCAGGAAGCGATCGAAGGCGCGCTCCGCATGGCGCGGGCCGGCGACCTCGTGCTCGTGTTCGCCGACGTGCTCGCGCGCGGCTGGAAGCAGATCACCAACTTCCGGCCGGATGACGAACAGCTCGTGATTCCACCGCCCCGGGCCGCGCGTGCGGTCCCGCGCGCCGCCGTGTCGGAAGAGGCGCCGGCCGACGATACCGCGCCCGCACGTTCGACCGCGGCGCCAGCGACCACCGTTGAACCGCCAGCCAAGTGGAACAGCGTAACCGACGACGTCGTGCTCATGCGTGACGAGCGTGGTGTGATTCTCGTGCCCGAGGCCAGCGATTGA
- a CDS encoding Mur ligase family protein, with product MSGDEPEYPSPSISDCRRLQGPNRYGPTPGAVITVVVADDAARRAVDHWPYAARRLTQALGWERTEFVARHSIGDATCYLSAPMDGLMTATAVAEMAWVESEAYVDQREVPDAAPSLRVQYAEECARHPHVRELAAGALSRGLAFSIDDEAVSVGSGRGVRTWPHGDAPPSASVAWNDVSDVPLIMVTGSNGKTTTTRLVAAMWRAAGATTGWSCSDGVFVESDVEKRTLGVGDYTGPGGARLVMRDAAVQAGVLETARGGMLRRGLGTTTAQVAVITNISADHFGEYGVHTLEDLAEVKAIVTRALGAHARLVLNADDPSLVALGERLSAVHAVPIVWFSMNADTELVADGIDVHGDGAVLHDGHLMLCREGVWGDSGRVNDMPVTADGAARHNVENALAAALTASCAGVPLSAVHVTLRRFGSAVHHNAGRLERYAFGGITVFVDYAHNPEGIRALCATAASVAATRRGLVLGNAGDRDDEQLRALARAAWSVATFDRVIVKEMVSLLRGRPEGELPALLVDELRRCGAPNDRVTISPSEFDAVCELLAWARGGDVLVLPTHAERGRVTGYLEQLRASGWRAGESLPET from the coding sequence GTGTCGGGCGACGAACCGGAGTATCCGTCGCCGAGCATCAGTGACTGTCGGCGGCTGCAGGGACCGAATCGCTACGGTCCGACGCCCGGTGCCGTGATCACGGTCGTCGTAGCCGATGACGCAGCCCGTCGTGCGGTCGATCATTGGCCGTACGCGGCGCGTCGCCTCACCCAAGCGCTCGGCTGGGAGCGCACCGAGTTCGTGGCGCGTCACAGCATCGGCGACGCGACCTGCTACCTCTCGGCGCCGATGGACGGACTGATGACCGCTACCGCCGTGGCCGAAATGGCGTGGGTGGAGTCGGAAGCCTATGTCGACCAGCGAGAAGTGCCCGACGCCGCGCCATCGCTGCGCGTGCAGTACGCCGAAGAATGCGCGCGACATCCGCACGTGCGTGAGCTGGCCGCGGGAGCGCTCTCGCGAGGCCTTGCCTTCAGTATCGACGATGAAGCCGTGAGTGTCGGCAGCGGACGCGGCGTGCGCACATGGCCACATGGCGACGCGCCGCCGTCAGCGTCGGTAGCGTGGAACGACGTGAGCGATGTTCCGCTCATCATGGTCACGGGCAGCAACGGCAAGACCACCACCACGCGACTCGTCGCCGCAATGTGGCGCGCGGCTGGCGCGACGACCGGTTGGAGCTGCAGCGATGGTGTGTTCGTGGAGTCAGATGTCGAGAAGCGTACGCTCGGCGTGGGTGATTACACGGGGCCCGGTGGTGCGCGACTGGTGATGCGCGACGCCGCCGTCCAGGCGGGCGTGCTGGAGACGGCACGTGGCGGCATGCTGCGCCGCGGGCTTGGCACCACGACCGCCCAGGTGGCGGTGATCACGAACATCTCGGCCGACCACTTCGGTGAGTACGGCGTGCATACGCTGGAGGATCTGGCCGAGGTCAAGGCCATCGTCACGCGAGCGCTCGGGGCTCATGCGCGGCTGGTGCTGAATGCCGATGATCCCTCGCTCGTCGCCCTCGGCGAGCGACTCTCGGCAGTACATGCCGTGCCGATCGTGTGGTTCAGCATGAATGCCGACACGGAGCTCGTGGCTGACGGCATCGATGTGCATGGCGATGGCGCAGTGCTGCACGACGGACATCTCATGCTCTGTCGTGAGGGCGTGTGGGGCGATTCCGGGCGCGTGAACGACATGCCCGTCACGGCCGATGGAGCGGCGCGCCACAACGTGGAGAACGCACTCGCCGCTGCGCTCACGGCCAGTTGCGCCGGCGTGCCACTGTCGGCGGTGCACGTGACCCTTCGCCGATTCGGCTCGGCCGTGCATCACAACGCGGGACGTCTGGAGCGCTACGCCTTCGGCGGCATCACGGTGTTCGTGGACTACGCACACAATCCCGAAGGCATCCGCGCACTCTGCGCGACCGCGGCCTCGGTTGCGGCCACGAGACGCGGGCTGGTGCTCGGCAACGCCGGTGATCGCGACGACGAGCAGCTGCGTGCGCTCGCTCGCGCGGCGTGGAGCGTGGCGACGTTCGATCGCGTGATCGTGAAGGAGATGGTGTCGCTGCTGCGCGGGCGTCCAGAGGGGGAGTTGCCGGCGCTGCTGGTCGACGAGCTCCGACGCTGCGGCGCGCCCAACGATCGTGTGACGATATCGCCCAGCGAATTCGACGCGGTGTGCGAGTTGCTCGCGTGGGCACGCGGCGGCGATGTGTTGGTGCTGCCCACCCACGCCGAGCGCGGGCGGGTCACGGGGTATCTCGAACAGCTGCGAGCCAGCGGGTGGCGAGCCGGCGAGTCGCTGCCGGAGACGTAG
- a CDS encoding RNA polymerase sigma factor: MSHSVSSSLPDPNGQRSATLISLPAIRAGDPDALAACYRAHAPTLMALALRLTASRQDAEDIVHDVFVGLPEALARYDERGQFGAWIGRVTTRVALMRQRQVRQRGDVSLAGIAEPATSTPEGDPLLQEKVLQALATLTPPLRHVFVLRVIEGYSHAEIAGLLEISTNTSEVRLHRAVQQLRRLLEAVV, from the coding sequence ATGAGCCATTCCGTCTCCTCCTCGCTCCCAGATCCGAACGGACAACGGTCAGCGACGCTGATCTCGCTGCCGGCCATCCGGGCGGGCGATCCCGACGCGCTGGCGGCGTGTTACCGGGCCCACGCACCGACGCTGATGGCGCTGGCGCTGCGGCTCACGGCGTCGCGGCAGGACGCCGAGGACATCGTCCACGACGTGTTCGTGGGGCTCCCTGAGGCGCTGGCGCGCTACGACGAACGCGGGCAGTTCGGAGCGTGGATCGGTCGCGTGACCACGCGCGTGGCGCTCATGCGTCAGCGGCAGGTTCGGCAGCGCGGGGATGTCTCCCTGGCCGGCATCGCAGAACCAGCCACGAGTACACCCGAGGGCGATCCGCTGCTGCAGGAAAAGGTGCTACAGGCGCTCGCCACACTCACGCCGCCGCTGCGGCATGTGTTCGTCTTGCGGGTGATCGAGGGCTATTCGCACGCGGAGATCGCGGGACTACTCGAGATCTCCACCAATACGTCTGAAGTTCGGCTGCATCGCGCGGTGCAACAGCTGCGCCGCTTGCTGGAGGCTGTGGTATGA
- a CDS encoding S9 family peptidase, producing the protein MFVFPGRPLAIGALLLAAPAVVLAQSTVANAGARGGPARAITPADISAWKSIRGATLSNDGAWFAYTVAPNEGDAEVVIRQTASGGKEHRVPIGEAPAAAGGPPGGGGGNAPLQLSGDGKWAAMLVYPKAADQKRMRRERRAVQSKLRLVNLATGEAREFDKIRRFSFSGDSPKWVAMQAYAPEAGGGGGGGGAGGGGGLPGPGAPGMGGNPIGGGAGRVEGTDLLLHELGTNASFNVGNVGDFAFDDKGRWLSYTIDARDQLGNGVQLRDLASGTVKSIDAGKALYRRLAWTDSFPAFAYLKGTIDSAATDTTWSAAAVSRVGTPTQQMISVGSSGSAALPNGMEVSPERTPRWLEQMDGIAIGLRVATPPVPKSEQLEDDDRPSLILWHSKDARLQSMQIVQENADKSFSFLATYLPATQKVVQLTDDVVRTGTLGARDRYVLGTDNQAYERQSSYDGVQRRDLYLIDARTGTRVLVKKELRGTSSLSPDGKAVLFWDDGNFHAYDVATKAIANVTAGAPVSFIDTEDDHNVDRPSTNIVGWSKDGRFALISDNYDVWRIGMAGKSWTNLTVNGRATRTRYARVINTDPRERNIDLAKPVYMAAMQALTKKEAIVRIDPAKAGAVAITGWRDARHAPMKARDAELWVSSIQTSTRFPDYWRVSFGNGAIADSTRLSEANPNLNGVAWSAGSRLVSYVTEKGDSLQGALYLPAGYEAGKKYPTLVFIYELQSDALNSFYSPNFSSSPNALIGVHNSRGYAVFLPDIVYKINDPGMSAVWSVVPAVKAAIKTGIVDSANVGLHGHSWGGYQTAFLIGQTNIFKSAVAGAPLTDMVSMYSSVYWNSGSTNQGIFQSSQGRFKGNFLDNKDAYERNSPNRFADKVKTPLIILHDDKDGAVDFNQGITFYNTLRQLDKDVILLEYVGENHGLAQLKNRKDYDLRLMEYWDSYLKGEKAPEWLAKGIPRLKLEEHLREQKKKLEGKKIAM; encoded by the coding sequence ATGTTCGTTTTCCCGGGGCGACCCCTCGCGATCGGTGCGCTCTTACTCGCCGCTCCCGCCGTGGTGCTCGCTCAGTCCACCGTCGCCAATGCCGGCGCCCGAGGCGGGCCTGCCCGTGCGATCACCCCGGCCGACATTTCGGCCTGGAAGTCCATCCGCGGCGCCACGCTCTCCAACGATGGTGCCTGGTTCGCCTACACGGTCGCGCCCAACGAAGGCGACGCCGAGGTCGTGATTCGGCAGACGGCCTCAGGTGGCAAGGAACACCGCGTCCCGATCGGCGAAGCGCCGGCGGCGGCGGGCGGTCCGCCGGGCGGCGGTGGCGGCAACGCCCCGTTGCAGCTCTCGGGCGACGGTAAGTGGGCCGCCATGCTGGTGTATCCCAAGGCGGCCGATCAGAAGCGCATGCGCCGCGAACGGCGCGCCGTGCAGTCGAAGCTCCGCCTGGTGAATCTGGCCACGGGTGAAGCGCGCGAGTTCGACAAGATCCGTCGCTTCTCATTCAGCGGTGACTCGCCGAAGTGGGTGGCGATGCAGGCGTATGCTCCCGAAGCCGGCGGTGGTGGTGGTGGTGGTGGTGCCGGCGGCGGCGGTGGATTGCCGGGCCCCGGTGCACCGGGCATGGGCGGCAATCCCATCGGCGGTGGCGCCGGTCGTGTGGAAGGCACCGACCTATTGCTGCATGAGCTGGGCACCAACGCCAGCTTCAACGTGGGCAACGTGGGCGACTTCGCGTTCGACGACAAAGGTCGCTGGCTCAGCTACACCATCGACGCGCGCGATCAGCTCGGCAACGGCGTGCAGTTGCGCGATCTCGCCAGCGGCACCGTGAAGTCGATCGACGCCGGCAAGGCCTTGTATCGTCGTCTGGCGTGGACCGACAGCTTCCCCGCCTTCGCGTATCTCAAGGGTACGATCGACAGCGCCGCCACCGACACGACGTGGTCCGCCGCGGCCGTCTCTCGCGTGGGTACGCCCACGCAGCAGATGATCTCCGTGGGCTCAAGCGGCAGCGCTGCCCTGCCCAACGGCATGGAAGTGAGCCCCGAGCGCACGCCGCGCTGGCTCGAGCAGATGGACGGCATCGCGATCGGCCTCCGCGTGGCCACGCCGCCCGTACCGAAGAGCGAGCAGCTCGAAGACGACGATCGTCCGTCGCTGATTTTGTGGCACAGCAAGGACGCGCGCCTGCAGTCGATGCAGATCGTGCAGGAGAACGCCGACAAGAGCTTCTCGTTCCTCGCCACGTACCTTCCCGCGACGCAGAAGGTCGTGCAGCTCACCGATGATGTGGTCCGCACCGGCACCCTCGGCGCGCGCGATCGCTATGTGCTCGGCACTGACAATCAGGCGTACGAGCGGCAGAGCAGCTACGATGGCGTGCAGCGCCGCGACTTGTATCTGATCGACGCCCGCACCGGCACGCGCGTGCTGGTGAAGAAGGAGCTGCGTGGTACCTCCTCGCTGTCGCCCGACGGCAAGGCGGTGCTCTTCTGGGACGACGGCAACTTCCACGCGTACGACGTGGCCACCAAGGCGATCGCCAACGTGACGGCGGGCGCGCCGGTGTCATTCATCGACACCGAAGACGATCACAACGTGGACCGGCCGAGTACGAACATCGTGGGCTGGAGCAAGGACGGACGCTTCGCGCTCATCAGCGACAACTACGATGTGTGGCGCATCGGTATGGCGGGGAAGAGCTGGACGAACCTCACGGTGAACGGACGGGCCACGCGCACGCGTTACGCGCGCGTGATCAACACCGATCCGCGCGAGCGCAACATCGACCTCGCGAAGCCGGTGTACATGGCCGCCATGCAGGCGCTCACCAAGAAGGAAGCCATCGTGCGCATCGATCCGGCCAAGGCCGGCGCGGTGGCGATCACGGGCTGGCGCGATGCGCGTCATGCGCCGATGAAGGCGCGCGACGCCGAATTGTGGGTGTCGTCGATTCAGACATCCACGCGGTTCCCAGATTACTGGCGCGTGAGCTTCGGTAACGGTGCCATCGCCGATTCCACGCGCTTGTCGGAGGCGAATCCGAATCTGAACGGCGTCGCGTGGTCGGCGGGATCGCGCCTCGTGAGCTACGTGACGGAGAAGGGCGACTCGCTGCAGGGTGCGTTGTATCTCCCCGCTGGGTACGAAGCAGGCAAGAAGTATCCGACGCTGGTGTTCATCTACGAACTGCAGTCGGATGCACTGAACAGCTTCTACTCGCCGAACTTCTCGAGTTCACCGAACGCGTTGATTGGCGTGCACAATTCGCGCGGCTACGCAGTGTTCCTGCCGGACATCGTGTACAAGATCAATGATCCTGGCATGAGTGCGGTGTGGAGCGTGGTGCCAGCGGTGAAGGCGGCAATCAAGACGGGCATCGTGGATTCGGCCAACGTGGGCCTCCACGGCCACTCGTGGGGCGGTTACCAGACGGCTTTCCTGATTGGTCAGACCAACATCTTCAAGAGCGCCGTGGCGGGCGCGCCGCTCACCGACATGGTGAGCATGTACAGCTCGGTGTACTGGAACTCCGGCAGCACGAACCAGGGCATCTTCCAGAGTTCACAGGGCCGCTTCAAGGGCAACTTCCTGGACAACAAGGACGCCTACGAGCGCAATTCGCCGAACCGCTTCGCCGACAAAGTGAAGACGCCGCTCATCATCTTGCACGATGACAAAGACGGCGCCGTCGATTTCAATCAAGGCATCACGTTCTACAATACGCTGCGTCAGCTCGACAAGGACGTGATCCTGCTGGAGTACGTCGGCGAGAATCACGGCTTGGCGCAGCTCAAGAACCGCAAGGACTACGACCTGCGACTGATGGAGTACTGGGACAGCTACCTCAAGGGTGAGAAGGCGCCGGAGTGGCTGGCCAAGGGCATTCCGCGCTTGAAGCTCGAGGAGCATTTGCGCGAGCAGAAGAAGAAACTCGAGGGGAAGAAGATCGCGATGTGA
- a CDS encoding GntR family transcriptional regulator: MLPFPISLVPGESPYRQVVYAATKAVVSGVLPAGSPFPSVRELSQALKINPNTAHKVVAELVRNGVLEVLPGVGTVVAVGAESSAAEKRALLAKPVEQLVVEAMRLGLEEQDVVQALASRWRELSRISQNPAAQSAALPEPLK, encoded by the coding sequence ATGCTGCCGTTTCCCATTTCTCTCGTCCCCGGCGAGTCGCCGTATCGGCAGGTGGTCTATGCCGCGACCAAGGCGGTGGTGTCGGGCGTGCTACCGGCAGGATCGCCCTTTCCGTCGGTTCGCGAGCTCAGTCAGGCGCTGAAGATCAATCCGAATACGGCGCATAAAGTGGTGGCCGAGCTGGTACGGAATGGCGTGCTGGAGGTGCTGCCGGGCGTCGGCACCGTGGTGGCCGTGGGTGCCGAATCCAGCGCGGCGGAGAAGCGGGCGCTGCTGGCCAAGCCGGTCGAGCAACTGGTGGTCGAGGCGATGCGCCTTGGCCTGGAGGAGCAGGACGTCGTGCAGGCGCTCGCCTCGCGATGGCGCGAACTCAGCCGAATTTCCCAGAATCCCGCCGCTCAAAGCGCGGCGTTGCCGGAGCCATTGAAATGA